In Exiguobacterium sp. 9-2, the genomic window CGAGCATAATCAATGTTGATTTCGGTAAGTGGAAGTTCGTGATCAATCCATCGATCCCTTTGACTTCCTGACCTGGGAAAATGAAGATGTCCGTCCAACCAGTTGCTTCGACGAAGTCACCGTGATCACGGATGACCGTTTCAAGCGTTCGCGTCGACGTCGTACCGACCGCGATGATCCGTCCGCCTTGTTTCCGTGTTTCGCGTAGCAGTGCCGCTGAACTTTCCGGCAATTCGTAGTACTCACTATGCATCTTGTGACTATCAACGTCGTCGACCGAAACGGGACGGAATGTGCCAAGTCCGACATGTAACGTCAACGGTGCGATCCGGACGCCTTTCGCTTGCAGCGCTTCGAGCAATTCCGGTGTGAAGTGAAGACCCGCCGTTGGTGCTGCGGCGCTCCCGCGTTCGCGAGCGTAGACCGTCTGGTAACGATCTTGATCCTCGAGTTGTTCATGAATGTACGGTGGCAGCGGCATCGTTCCGAGTTGATCGAGCACTTCGTAGAAAATCCCGTCGTAGAAAAACTTCAGAATCCGTCCCCCGTCTTCAAGTGCTTCGACACACTCAGCACGGAGTAATCCGTCACCAAACGACAGAATTGTACCTGGTTTGACTCGTTTTGCTGGTTTTGCTAGCGTTTCCCAAACATCGTCACTCGTCTGCTTCAAGAGCAACAATTCGATTTTTCCACCTGTCTCTTCCTTCACACCAAAGAGACGTGCTGGCAAGACTTTCGTATCGTTGATGACGAGTGTATCACCTTCCCGGAAGTGGTCGACGATATCATGGAAGTGTTGATGCTGAATCGCACCTGTCTCCCGGTCGAGGACCATCAATTTCGAACTCGTCCGGTCGAGCAATGGCACTTGAGCAATTTGTTCTTCTGGTAAATGAAAATCAAATAAGTTTACATCCATTGGTTCAATTTCCTTCTTTCAGTCCTAAATGTTGGCGGGCGAACGGTGTTAAGACACGTCCGCGCGGGGTACGTTGTAAAAAGCCTTGTTGCAACAGATATGGTTCATACACATCTTCAATCGTCTGCGCATCTTCTCCGATTGTCGCTGCAATCGTCTCAAGACCGACCGGACCACCGGCAAACCGTTCTGCAAGCGATCGTAGTAAACGATGGTCGACATCGTCGAGTCCGAGCGCATCGACATGCAAGCGATCAAGTGCACTTGTCGCAAGCGAGGCATCGATCTCGGTTTGATGAGCAACTTGAGCGAAGTCACGGACACGCCGTAACAACCGGTTCGCGACACGTGGTGTTCCGCGTGAACGAAGGGCGATCGCTTCTGCTGCGAGACGATCCGCTTCGAATCCAAACAACCGTGACGTCCGGGTCACGATGGCAGACAACTCTGACATCGTATAATATTCAAGCTTCAGCGTCACGCCAAAACGATCACGTAGCGGTGCCGACAGCATCCCGGCACGCGTCGTCGCACCGACGAGTGTAAATGGTGGCAAGTCGATCCGAACGCTACGCGCGAGTTCCCCTTGACCGATGACGATATCGAGACAATAGTCTTCCATTGCCGGATATAGAATCTCTTCGATCGATCGACTCAACCGATGAATCTCATCGATGAACAGGACGTCTCCCGGCTCAAGAGATGAGAGAATTGCCGCCAGATCACCTGGTCGTTCGATCGCAGGACCGGCTGTCGTCTTGATGCCGACCCCCATCTCGTTTGCGATGATTGTCGCAAGCGTCGTCTTACCAAGACCTGGAGGACCGTAGAGAAGAACGTGATCGAGTGTTTCCTGACGAATTTTTGCTGCCTCGATGAAGACACTTAAGTTTCCTTTTGCTTTCTCCTGCCCGATATATTGCTCGAGCGTCTGAGGACGCAGACTCCACTCTTCTTGATCTTCCGCATGGGCGGATTCTGACAAAATGCGCTCTTCCATGTCCTCACCTCACATTCAATAACAACTGGAGTGCCCGTTTAACATATTGATCCGTTGACAGGACTTCTGCCTGCAACGCTTTTTTGACTTTTTCGACTTCTCGATCACTGTAACCGAGCGCCGTCAGAGCTTCACAGGCTTCGTTCAGCTCTGCGTTACCTTGTGCGAACAAGCCTTCGCTCGGTACGTAGTCTGGCGCGAGCTCTGCTAACTTTCCTTTTAGGTCGAGTGTCATTTGTTTTGCTGTCTTTTTGCCGACACCTGGGAACTTGACGAGATAACTTTCCTTTTCTTGTTCGATCGCTTCAACAAGCGCATCGACATTCCCTGATGCGACGATTGCAAGCGCTCCTTTTGGTCCGA contains:
- the queA gene encoding tRNA preQ1(34) S-adenosylmethionine ribosyltransferase-isomerase QueA, with the translated sequence MDVNLFDFHLPEEQIAQVPLLDRTSSKLMVLDRETGAIQHQHFHDIVDHFREGDTLVINDTKVLPARLFGVKEETGGKIELLLLKQTSDDVWETLAKPAKRVKPGTILSFGDGLLRAECVEALEDGGRILKFFYDGIFYEVLDQLGTMPLPPYIHEQLEDQDRYQTVYARERGSAAAPTAGLHFTPELLEALQAKGVRIAPLTLHVGLGTFRPVSVDDVDSHKMHSEYYELPESSAALLRETRKQGGRIIAVGTTSTRTLETVIRDHGDFVEATGWTDIFIFPGQEVKGIDGLITNFHLPKSTLIMLVSALSTREHILHAYEEAVANGYRFFSFGDAMFLTREERN
- the ruvB gene encoding Holliday junction branch migration DNA helicase RuvB — protein: MEERILSESAHAEDQEEWSLRPQTLEQYIGQEKAKGNLSVFIEAAKIRQETLDHVLLYGPPGLGKTTLATIIANEMGVGIKTTAGPAIERPGDLAAILSSLEPGDVLFIDEIHRLSRSIEEILYPAMEDYCLDIVIGQGELARSVRIDLPPFTLVGATTRAGMLSAPLRDRFGVTLKLEYYTMSELSAIVTRTSRLFGFEADRLAAEAIALRSRGTPRVANRLLRRVRDFAQVAHQTEIDASLATSALDRLHVDALGLDDVDHRLLRSLAERFAGGPVGLETIAATIGEDAQTIEDVYEPYLLQQGFLQRTPRGRVLTPFARQHLGLKEGN
- the ruvA gene encoding Holliday junction branch migration protein RuvA, translated to MIEFVRGEVAYVCAEFVTVEVGGIGYKIVAPNPFFYRTGDEQIIVYTYHYVREDQEVLFGFRSRRERALFTKLLGVTGIGPKGALAIVASGNVDALVEAIEQEKESYLVKFPGVGKKTAKQMTLDLKGKLAELAPDYVPSEGLFAQGNAELNEACEALTALGYSDREVEKVKKALQAEVLSTDQYVKRALQLLLNVR